Proteins co-encoded in one Oreochromis aureus strain Israel breed Guangdong linkage group 3, ZZ_aureus, whole genome shotgun sequence genomic window:
- the LOC120438424 gene encoding myelin-oligodendrocyte glycoprotein-like isoform X3 yields the protein MSDCQVQVESGVESVKLPFKTKAKNIPEDAKVEWKDRYNNKVHVHQNGCDRIEDQSPAYRKRTEMNLLETGDLSLALKHPTNKDRGTYTCTVYNKEGDLMKKQVELKVRVPQVEVDSGVESVQLPFKIRVRLIKKKKDPKVEWTENKKKVHVYKNGSDQPEEQHQDYRDE from the exons ATGTCAG ACTGTCAGGTGCAGGTGGagtcaggggtggagtctgtaaAGCTGCCTTTCAAAACCAAAGCAAAAAATATACCTGAAGATGCTAAAGTGGAATGGAAGGACAGATACAACAACAAAGTCCATGTGCACCAGAATGGTTGTGATAGGATTGAAGACCAAAGCCCAGCATACAGGAAGCGAACAGAGATGAACCTGCTagaaactggagacctcagtctggccctgaaacaccccacaaACAAGGACAGAggcacctacacctgcaccgtctacaacaAGGAGGGAGACCTGATGAAAAAACAAGTGGAGCtaaaagtcagag tcccccaggtggaggtggattcaggggtggagtctgtccagctgccttTCAAAATCAGAGTTcgtctgattaaaaaaaaaaaagaccctaAAGTGGAGTGGACGGAGAACAAGAAGAAGGTCCATGTGTataagaacggctctgaccagcctgaagaacagcaccaggaTTAcagagatgaatga
- the LOC120438424 gene encoding myelin-oligodendrocyte glycoprotein-like isoform X2: MSDCQVQVESGVESVKLPFKTKAKNIPEDAKVEWKDRYNNKVHVHQNGCDRIEDQSPAYRKRTEMNLLETGDLSLALKHPTNKDRGTYTCTVYNKEGDLMKKQVELKVRASTPNSLAALLLSQITFDVDLHPIHPTCILLSHLPLHCPFLSRVDSSPPGGGGFRGGVCPAAFQNQSSSD; the protein is encoded by the exons ATGTCAG ACTGTCAGGTGCAGGTGGagtcaggggtggagtctgtaaAGCTGCCTTTCAAAACCAAAGCAAAAAATATACCTGAAGATGCTAAAGTGGAATGGAAGGACAGATACAACAACAAAGTCCATGTGCACCAGAATGGTTGTGATAGGATTGAAGACCAAAGCCCAGCATACAGGAAGCGAACAGAGATGAACCTGCTagaaactggagacctcagtctggccctgaaacaccccacaaACAAGGACAGAggcacctacacctgcaccgtctacaacaAGGAGGGAGACCTGATGAAAAAACAAGTGGAGCtaaaagtcagag CATCCACCCCTAACAGTCTGGctgctctccttctgtcacaaatcaccttTGATGTTGATCTCCACCCAATCCACCCCACCTGCATTCTCCTTTCTCACCTCCCTTTGCATTGTCCATTCCTTTCAAGGGTTGACTCCAG tcccccaggtggaggtggattcaggggtggagtctgtccagctgccttTCAAAATCAGAGTTcgtctgattaa